A part of Antennarius striatus isolate MH-2024 chromosome 21, ASM4005453v1, whole genome shotgun sequence genomic DNA contains:
- the LOC137588717 gene encoding PI-PLC X domain-containing protein 1-like isoform X1 produces the protein MTMFAGKGRRKREATGYKEWMSQLPSELHSIPLFHLSIPGSHDSMSYDLDINSSILEPDRLKKFSRIYCARKIVLKWAITQEENITKQLDSGVRYFDLRIARKPNDTDPTRLYFHHGLYTRTDVKTVLSTINDWAEGHPKEILILALSHFKGFDKKNELQLHTHLMSSIKSLFGSKLVPRKGTPTLKYCWEKKKNVIVSYDYRFNHYPELWGKIKYYYGNTMNPINVETKLCQELEKTPKPFKGFFVCGLNLTLPENIGILKYILRLCDNFPNVIHRSLPRLLQWMKEQASKTPMNIIASDMATRDQFVATVVQLNITKQA, from the exons ATGACAATGTTTGCAGGGAAAGGCAGAAGGAAAAGAGAAGCCACAGGATACAAAGAATGGATGTCTCAATTACCCTCCGAGCTTCACAGCATTCCTCTTTTTCATCTGAGCATACCAG GCAGCCATGACTCCATGAGTTACGACTTGGACATCAACTCATCGATACTAGAGCCTGATAGACTAAAGAAATTCAGCAGGATCTACTGTGCACGTAAAATTGTGCTCAAATGGGCAATCACACAG gaggagaacatcACCAAGCAGCTGGATTCGGGGGTACGCTACTTTGATCTGAGGATTGCTCGCAAACCAAATGACACAGACCCCACAAGGCTTTACTTTCATCACGGGCTGTACACTAGGACGGACGTGAAG ACTGTTCTCAGCACCATCAATGACTGGGCAGAGGGGCATCCCAAAGAGATCCTCATCCTGGCTTTGTCACACTTCAAAgggtttgataaaaaaaatgaactgcAGCTCCACACCCATCTAATGTCCTCCATCAAGTCATTGTTTGGATCCAAACTTGTCCCTAGAAAA GGCACCCCGACGTTGAAGTAttgctgggaaaaaaagaaaaacgtcATAGTTTCATATGATTATCGGTTCAATCATTATCCTGAGCTGTGGGGGAAAATAAAGTATTACTATGGCAACACTATGAACCCAATAAATGTGGAAACAAAACTTTGTCAGGAATTGGAAAAAACACCAAAGCCTTTTAAAG GTTTCTTTGTTTGTGGCTTGAACTTGACTCTACCAGAAAACATTGGAATACTTAAATACATCCTTCGTCTTTGTGACAATTTTCCCAATGTCATACACAGAAGTCTCCCACGACTGCTGCAGTGGATGAAAGAGCAAGCTAGCAAAACACCAATGAACATTATCGCATCAGACATGGCGACTCGTGACCAGTTTGTCGCAACTGTCGTCCAGCTAAATATAACAAAGCAAGCATAA
- the spata20 gene encoding spermatogenesis-associated protein 20: protein MLRLALRQSTSRYNRLEPTTRLPAAFFRPDSPHQNFRDQRRRFRRILHPPSVKSTLVQRPHQAHDLSPSAFMSMASGGDGPSAPPHRHTNRLANERSPYLLQHAHNPVDWYPWGQQAFDKAKKEDKPIFLSVGYSTCHWCHVMERESFEDDEIGKILSENFVCIKLDREERPDVDKVYMTFVQATSGGGGWPMSVWLTPDLRPFIGGTYFPPRDQGRRPGFKTVLTRIMDQWQNNRLALESSGERIMDALKKGTAVSANPGSSPPRASDVTNRCLQQLISSYEEEYGGFRDAPKFPTPVNLMFLMTYWCVNRSTSDGAEALQMALHTLRMMALGGIHDHVAQGFHRYSTDSSWHVPHFEKMLYDQAQLAVAYITASQVSGEELFSDVAKDILLYVSRDLSDESGGFYSAEDADSVPASGGPEKREGAFCVWTASEVRELLPDVVEGATGSATQADVFMHHYGVKVQGNVAPEQDPHGELQGQNVLIVRYSAELTAAHFGISVEKVDELLASARARLAEVRKHRPRPHLDSKMLASWNGLMLSAYARVGAALGDKFLLERAVQAGNFLKKHLWDAEQKTILRSCYRGDEMEVQQISPPISGFLDDYAFVTGGLLDLYEATLETEWLQWAEELQLRQDELFWDEHGGGYFCSDPNDNTVLLQLKEDQDGAEPSANSVSASNLLRLSHYSGKQEWLHRCERLLAAFSDRLSMAPIALPEMVRALMAQHYTLKQIVICGQRDSPDTTSLLTAVNSLFLPHKVLMLIDKDGDGFLSQRLPVLSSMCQKGGVATAYVCQDFTCSLPVTDPQELRRLLLDGFSQTEAQKN, encoded by the exons ATGCTAAGACTTGCATTGCGTCAGTCCACGTCTAGATACAACCGCCTGGAGCCTACAACCCGACTACCTGCAGCGTTTTTCAGACCGGACAGTCCACATCAGAACTTCAGGGATCAAAGGAGGCGCTTTAGACGAATTCTCCACCCACCGAGCGTCAAATCAACGCTCGTACAACGTCCACACCAGGCCCACGACCTCAG TCCATCTGCCTTTATGAGCATGGCATCGGGGGGTGACGGACCTTCAGCCCCCCCTCATAGACACACCAACAGATTAGCCAATGAGAGATCTCCCTACCTTCTACAACATGCACATAACCCTGTTGACTG GTATCCATGGGGACAACAGGCTTTTgacaaagcaaagaaagaagacaaaccAATCTTTTTATCAG TGGGATACTCAACGTGTCATTGGTGCCACGTCATGGAGAGAGAGTCTTTTGAAGATGACGAAATTGGGAAAATCTTAAGTGAGAACTTTGTCTGCATTAAGCTGGACAGAGAAGAGAGACCTGACGTGGATAAGGTCTACATGACCTTTGTACAG GCAACAAGCGGAGGTGGAGGTTGGCCTATGAGTGTGTGGTTGACCCCTGACCTTCGACCATTCATTGGAGGAACGTACTTCCCTCCCAGAGACCAAGGAAGAAGACCTGGGTTCAAAACAGTTCTCACCAGAATCATGGATCAG TGGCAAAATAATCGTCTTGCTTTGGAGTCCAGCGGAGAGCGGATCATGGACGCTCTGAAGAAAGGCACTGCTGTCTCTGCCAACCCTGGATCGAGCCCCCCACGAGCCTCAGACGTCACTAATCGCTGTTTGCAGCAGTTGATCAGTTCCTATGAGGAAGAGTATGGTGGCTTTAGAGACGCTCCCAAGTTCCCCACACCAG TGAACCTGATGTTCCTCATGACCTACTGGTGTGTGAACCGCTCCACCTCAGATGGAGCTGAGGCTCTTCAGATGGCCCTGCACACACTCCGTATGATGGCGCTGGGAGGCATCCACGACCACGTGGCCCAG GGTTTCCATCGTTACTCCACAGATTCCTCCTGGCATGTTCCTCACTTTGAGAAGATGTTGTACGACCAGGCTCAGCTGGCAGTAGCGTACATAACTGCGTCTcag GTATCAGGTGAGGAGCTCTTTTCAGATGTGGCTAAGGACATTCTGCTCTACGTCTCCAGAGACTTGAGTGATGAG TCGGGGGGTTTCTACAGTGCAGAGGATGCAGACTCTGTCCCGGCATCTGGGGGACCAGAAAAGCGTGAAGGGGCCTTCTGCGTGTGGACGGCCTCAGAGGTCAGGGAGCTGCTGCCAGACGTGGTGGAGGGAGCCACCGGCTCTGCCACGCAGGCGGACGTCTTCATGCACCACTACGGGGTAAAGGTGCAGGGCAATGTCGCTCCAGAACAG GACCCCCACGGGGAGCTGCAGGGCCAGAATGTGCTGATTGTGCGTTACTCGGCAGAGTTAACGGCTGCTCACTTTGGAATCAGTGTTGAGAAAGTCGACGAGCTGTTGGCCTCTGCCAGAGCCAGACTGGCAGAAGTGAGGAAGCATCGACCACGACCTCACCTGGACTCCAAAATGCTGGCTTCCTGGAACG GTCTGATGCTCTCAGCCTATGCCCGCGTTGGAGCTGCACTGGGGGACAAGTTCCTGCTGGAGAGGGCGGTGCAGGCTGGTAACTTTTTAAAGAAGCACCTGTGGGATGCTGAGCAGAAGACCATCCTCCGATCCTGTTACCGAGGAGACGAAATGGAGGTGCAGCAGAT ATCTCCCCCCATCTCTGGCTTCCTCGATGACTACGCTTTTGTCACTGGTGGTTTGTTGGACCTCTATGAGGCCACTCTGGAGACCGAGTGGTTGCAGTGGGCTGAGGAGCTGCAGCTCAGACAGGATGAGTTGTTCTGGGATGAACATGGTGGAGGCTACTTCTGCAGCGACCCCAATGACAACACTGTGCTGCTGCAACTGAAAGAAG ATCAGGATGGAGCCGAGCCCAGCGCTAACTCCGTGTCTGCGTCCAATCTCCTGCGTCTGTCCCACTACTCTGGCAAACAGGAGTGGCTCCACAGGTGTGAACGACTACTGGCCGCCTTCTCTGATCGTCTGTCAATGGCTCCCATAGCGCTTCCGGAAATGGTCCGGGCTCTCATGGCCCAGCACTACACCCTGAAACAG ATTGTGATCTGTGGCCAGAGAGATTCCCCGGATACCACAAGTCTTCTAACAGCAGTCAACTCCCTCTTCCTACCACATAAG
- the LOC137588790 gene encoding pepsin A-like, with protein sequence MKLVFVLCAMVALSECHFQIHLEKGKTARELLEEQGLWEEIRLKFPYNPMAKFDASFAVGEQPMTNDADLAYYGVISIGTPPQSFKVIFDTGSSNLWVPSVYCGSPACYNHDRYNPGSSTTYKHSGRSLSIQYGTGSMTGFLGYDTVTVGGLAVKNQIFGLSVTEATFMKYMRADGILGLAYPRLSASGATPVFDNMMKEGLVNEDLFSVYLSSNAEQGSVVTFGGIDTNHYTGSITWIPLSNELYWQITVDSVTVNGQVVACNGGCQAIVDTGTSLIVGPQGSINGINGGIGASVQNGDAVVSCSQISSMPAVTFHIHGQEFTIPASAYVRQSSYYGCRTGFSSGGGSLWILGDVFIRQYYSIFNRGQNMVGLAKAR encoded by the exons ATGaagttggtttttgttttgtgcgcCATGGTGGCGCTGTCTGAGTGTCACTTCCA GATCCATCTGGAGAAGGGTAAGACAGCCAGGGAGCTCCTGGAGGAGCAGGGTCTGTGGGAGGAGATAAGGCTCAAGTTCCCATACAACCCCATGGCCAAGTTTGATGCCAGTTTTGCTGTGGGCGAGCAGCCAATGACCAACGATGCTGAC TTGGCCTACTATGGAGTCATCTCCATTGGAACTCCTCCTCAGTCCTTCAAGGTCATCTTTGACACCGGCTCATCCAATCTCTGGGTGCCCTCCGTCTACTGTGGAAGTCCAGCTTGCT ACAACCATGACAGATACAACCCAGGCTCCAGCACCACCTACAAGCACAGTGGCCGTTCTCTCAGCATCCAGTACGGCACTGGTAGCATGACTGGATTCCTCGGCTATGACACTGTGACG GTGGGTGGACTTGCTGTGAAAAACCAAATCTTCGGCCTGAGCGTAACTGAGGCTACCTTCATGAAGTACATGCGTGCTGATGGTATTCTGGGCCTGGCATACCCTCGCCTGTCTGCTTCTGGAGCTACACCTGTCTTTGACAACATGATGAAGGAGGGCCTGGTCAATGAGGATCTCTTCTCTGTGTACCTGAGCAG TAATGCTGAGCAAGGCAGTGTGGTGACCTTTGGTGGCATTGACACCAACCACTACACTGGTTCCATCACCTGGATTCCCCTCTCCAATGAGTTGTACTGGCAGATCACAGTGGACAg TGTGACTGTGAATGGTCAAGTTGTGGCTTGCAATGGTGGGTGCCAGGCTATTGTGGACACCGGCACCTCTCTCATCGTTGGACCTCAAGGAAGCATCAACGGCATCAATGGTGGCATTGGAGCTAGTGTCCAGAATGGAGAC GCCGTTGTCTCCTGCAGCCAGATTTCCAGCATGCCTGCTGTGACCTTCCACATCCACGGACAGGAGTTCACAATCCCAGCTTCTGCTTACGTCCGTCAG TCTAGCTACTATGGCTGCCGTACCGGCTTCAGCAGCGGAGGTGGCAGCCTGTGGATCCTGGGTGACGTCTTCATCAGGCAGTACTATTCCATCTTCAACAGGGGACAGAACATGGTGGGCCTGGCCAAGGCTAGATAA
- the LOC137588717 gene encoding PI-PLC X domain-containing protein 1-like isoform X2, translated as MSQLPSELHSIPLFHLSIPGSHDSMSYDLDINSSILEPDRLKKFSRIYCARKIVLKWAITQEENITKQLDSGVRYFDLRIARKPNDTDPTRLYFHHGLYTRTDVKTVLSTINDWAEGHPKEILILALSHFKGFDKKNELQLHTHLMSSIKSLFGSKLVPRKGTPTLKYCWEKKKNVIVSYDYRFNHYPELWGKIKYYYGNTMNPINVETKLCQELEKTPKPFKGFFVCGLNLTLPENIGILKYILRLCDNFPNVIHRSLPRLLQWMKEQASKTPMNIIASDMATRDQFVATVVQLNITKQA; from the exons ATGTCTCAATTACCCTCCGAGCTTCACAGCATTCCTCTTTTTCATCTGAGCATACCAG GCAGCCATGACTCCATGAGTTACGACTTGGACATCAACTCATCGATACTAGAGCCTGATAGACTAAAGAAATTCAGCAGGATCTACTGTGCACGTAAAATTGTGCTCAAATGGGCAATCACACAG gaggagaacatcACCAAGCAGCTGGATTCGGGGGTACGCTACTTTGATCTGAGGATTGCTCGCAAACCAAATGACACAGACCCCACAAGGCTTTACTTTCATCACGGGCTGTACACTAGGACGGACGTGAAG ACTGTTCTCAGCACCATCAATGACTGGGCAGAGGGGCATCCCAAAGAGATCCTCATCCTGGCTTTGTCACACTTCAAAgggtttgataaaaaaaatgaactgcAGCTCCACACCCATCTAATGTCCTCCATCAAGTCATTGTTTGGATCCAAACTTGTCCCTAGAAAA GGCACCCCGACGTTGAAGTAttgctgggaaaaaaagaaaaacgtcATAGTTTCATATGATTATCGGTTCAATCATTATCCTGAGCTGTGGGGGAAAATAAAGTATTACTATGGCAACACTATGAACCCAATAAATGTGGAAACAAAACTTTGTCAGGAATTGGAAAAAACACCAAAGCCTTTTAAAG GTTTCTTTGTTTGTGGCTTGAACTTGACTCTACCAGAAAACATTGGAATACTTAAATACATCCTTCGTCTTTGTGACAATTTTCCCAATGTCATACACAGAAGTCTCCCACGACTGCTGCAGTGGATGAAAGAGCAAGCTAGCAAAACACCAATGAACATTATCGCATCAGACATGGCGACTCGTGACCAGTTTGTCGCAACTGTCGTCCAGCTAAATATAACAAAGCAAGCATAA
- the LOC137588717 gene encoding PI-PLC X domain-containing protein 1-like isoform X3, translated as MTMFAGKGRRKREATGYKEWMSQLPSELHSIPLFHLSIPGSHDSMSYDLDINSSILEPDRLKKFSRIYCARKIVLKWAITQEENITKQLDSGVRYFDLRIARKPNDTDPTRLYFHHGLYTRTDVKTVLSTINDWAEGHPKEILILALSHFKGFDKKNELQLHTHLMSSIKSLFGSKLVPRKGTPTLKYCWEKKKNVIVSYDYRFNHYPELWGKIKYYYGNTMNPINVETKLCQELEKTPKPFKEVSHDCCSG; from the exons ATGACAATGTTTGCAGGGAAAGGCAGAAGGAAAAGAGAAGCCACAGGATACAAAGAATGGATGTCTCAATTACCCTCCGAGCTTCACAGCATTCCTCTTTTTCATCTGAGCATACCAG GCAGCCATGACTCCATGAGTTACGACTTGGACATCAACTCATCGATACTAGAGCCTGATAGACTAAAGAAATTCAGCAGGATCTACTGTGCACGTAAAATTGTGCTCAAATGGGCAATCACACAG gaggagaacatcACCAAGCAGCTGGATTCGGGGGTACGCTACTTTGATCTGAGGATTGCTCGCAAACCAAATGACACAGACCCCACAAGGCTTTACTTTCATCACGGGCTGTACACTAGGACGGACGTGAAG ACTGTTCTCAGCACCATCAATGACTGGGCAGAGGGGCATCCCAAAGAGATCCTCATCCTGGCTTTGTCACACTTCAAAgggtttgataaaaaaaatgaactgcAGCTCCACACCCATCTAATGTCCTCCATCAAGTCATTGTTTGGATCCAAACTTGTCCCTAGAAAA GGCACCCCGACGTTGAAGTAttgctgggaaaaaaagaaaaacgtcATAGTTTCATATGATTATCGGTTCAATCATTATCCTGAGCTGTGGGGGAAAATAAAGTATTACTATGGCAACACTATGAACCCAATAAATGTGGAAACAAAACTTTGTCAGGAATTGGAAAAAACACCAAAGCCTTTTAAAG AAGTCTCCCACGACTGCTGCAGTGGATGA